In Spinacia oleracea cultivar Varoflay chromosome 5, BTI_SOV_V1, whole genome shotgun sequence, a single window of DNA contains:
- the LOC130461977 gene encoding uncharacterized protein — MQSNPTGRGGTRRKRSSLNSSRSNPTKRARGTGEDDAYADHEANEPVLESAAKKTTETALQAQPSPPASIEILDEGPVGGFIEDFHRQATSAAVTGGNSSMPPVSRSENKSGDSRLNYHLPLRTGGWIEDTPFKIPPQMKPWFETPGGEPTDQFYPTIDLLCGESVATDSAKDGGDLGYRAFKDLITPADRPQGQIDAPAAQHFNDLYKAVQSSMDLYYVYRWNQLQLTQNNIDMADLRKRAEDAESLLEDSKKKLDAAASDLEAANKRLSDIEPKMQAEAERADGLDQQLASINASLPGVKKSAAKKAVDKLLQSDWFNDILTLRHNCGWCAAHRVVCHVKKLDEDGWQEFEDGYEEKELYKVATGFEPQELPEAVICNANQRTLPPLDVPKAAYWSDDEPAV; from the exons ATGCAGTCCAATCCCACAGGCCGAGGTGGAACCCGCCGGAAAAGGTCGTCTCTTAATTCCAGTCGGTCTAATCCGACTAAGAGGGCAAGGGGCACTGGTGAGGATGATGCTTACGCCGATCACGAGGCAAATGAGCCGGTCTTGGAGTCTGCTGCCAAGAAAACTACTGAAACCGCCCTTCAGGCGCAGCCGTCTCCACCAGCGTCTATTGAGATTTTGGACGAGGGTCCTGTCGGCGGTTTTATTGAGGACTTCCACCGGCAAGCTACTTCTGCTGCTGTTACCGGTGGTAATTCTAGTATGCCTCCCGTCAGTCGCAGCGAGAACAAGTCTGGGGATTCTAGGCTGAATTATCACCTACCCCTCCGCACCGGTGGTTGGATCGAGGATACTCCTTTCAAGATTCCACCGCAAATGAAGCCATGGTTCGAGACTCCTGGCGGCGAACCTACCGACCAGTTTTATCCCACCATTGACCTGTTGTGTGGGGAGTCGGTGGCTACTGATTCAGCTAAGGACGGTGGCGACTTAGGCTACCGTGCCTTTAAAGATTTGATTACGCCTGCTGACAGGCCACAAGGTCAGATTGATGCCCCTGCTGCTCAACACTTTAATGACCTCTACAAG GCCGTTCAGTCCAGCATGGACCTGTACTACGTTTACCGCTGGAACCAGCTGCAGCTGACTCAGAATAACATTGATATGGCCGATTTGAGGAAGCGGGCTGAGGATGCTGAGTCTTTGCTGGAAGACAGCAAGAAGAAGTTGGATGCTGCGGCTTCTGATTTGGAGGCGGCTAATAAACGGCTCAGTGATATTGAGCCAAAGATGCAGGCTGAGGCTGAGAGAGCAGACGGTTTGGATCAACAGCTGGCAAGTATTAATGCAAGCTTGCCGGGCGTAAAGAAATCTGCCGCCAAGAAAGCCGTTGATAAACTTCTCCAGTCTGACTGGTTTAACGACATTCTGACTTTGCGCCATAACTGCGGTTGGTGTGCTGCACATCGAGTCGTTTGCCATGTGAAGAAGCTGGACGAGGATGGCTGGCAAGAGTTTGAAGATGGCTATGAGGAGAAAGAGCTGTACAAGGTTGCAACCGGCTTTGAGCCTCAGGAGCTACCCGAGGCGGTGATTTGCAATGCTAATCAGAGGACCCTGCCTCCTTTGGATGTTCCGAAAGCAGCTTATTGGTCTGATGATGAGCCTGCCGTTTGA